Genomic window (Propionibacteriaceae bacterium ZF39):
TCGAACGGTGCCTCCTCGCCGGCGAGCGGCAGGAGGGTGATGTCGCCGCGGGGCTTGGGCTTCTCCTTCGAGTACGCCGGCCCCGCGGTCGCCGGATCAGCTGTCGTGGAAGGTTCGCTGGAGGATGTCAAGCTGCTGCTCCCGGGTGAGGCGCACGAAGTTGACGGCATAGCCGGAGACCCGCACGGTCAGCTGCGGATAGTTCTCCGGGTGTTCCATCGCGTCCTTGAGCGTCTCCTGGTTGAGGACGTTGACGTTGAGGTGATAGCCGCCCTCCCCGACATAGGCGTCGAGCAGGCCGACCAGGTTGGCGATCCGCTCCTCATGGTCACGGCCGAGACCGCTCGGAACCACGGTGTTGGTGAGGGAGATGCCGTCCTCCGCGTCGGCGTACGGCAACTTCGCCACCGACAGCGCCGACGACAGCGCGCCGTGCGTGTCCCGACCGTGCATCGGGTTGGCGCCGGGTGCGAACGGTTCTCCGGCACGCCGGCCGTCCGGGGTGTTGCCGGTCGCCTTGCCGTACACCACGTTCGACGTGATGGTCAGCACCGACTGGGTGTGGATGGCGCCGCGGTAGGTCTCGAACTGGCGGATCTTCTCCATGAACTTGGTCACGAGGTCGACCGCGATGTCATCGACGCGGTCGTCGTCGTTTCCGAACTTCGGGAAATCGCCCTCGATGGTGTAATCCACGACCAGTCCGTCGTCGTTGACCACGGGCGTGACCTTGGCGTACTTGATCGCCGAGAGCGAGTCCGCTGCCACGGAAAGTCCCGCAATGCCGCACGCGAGAGTACGCCGGACCTCGCGGTCATGCAGCGCCATTTCGATGCGCTCATAGGCGTACTTGTCGTGCATGTAATGGATGATGTTCAACGCATTGACATAGATCTCGGCGATCCAGTCGAGCGTGCTGAGATAACGGTCATAGACCTCGTCATAATCCAGCGGCTTGCTCGGATCGTTGAGAGGCGGACTCGCGGGGGCAATCTGCTTGCCGCTGACCTCATCCTTGCCGCCATTGATGGCATAGAGCATGCCCTTGGCGATATTCACGCGCGCCCCGAAGAACTGCATCGCCTTGCCCTGCTTCATCGGCGAGACGCAGCAGGCGATAGCGGCGTCATCGCCGGAGGTGCTGCGGATCAGTTCATCCGATTCATATTGGATGGCCGACGTGTTGATCGACACGCCCGCGCAGAAGTCCTTGAAGCCCTGCGGCAGGTTCACGTCCCAGAAGACGGTGAGGTTCGGCTCGGGGGCCGGGCCCAGGTTGTAGAGCGTCTGCAGATAACGGAACGACGTCTTCGTCACCATGGAGCGGCCGTCGTCGCCCATGCCGCCGATCGACTCGGTCACCCAGGTCGGGTCGCCGGCGAAGATCTGGTCATATTCCTTGGTTCGCAGGAAGCGCACGATCCGGAGCTTGATCACGAGATCATCGATGAGTTCCTGGGCCTCCGATTCGGTGAGCCTGCCCTCCGCCATGTCGCGCTCGACATAGATATCGAGGAACGTGGAGTTGCGGCCGATCGACATCGCCGCGCCGTTCTGCTCCTTGACGGCAGCGAGATAGCCGAAATAGAGCCACTGGATCGCTTCGCGCGCCGTGCTGGCGGGCTGGGAAATGTCATAGCCATAGGACTGGGCCATGTTCTTGAGCTCTTCGAGGGCGCGGATCTGCTCCGCATTCTCTTCGCGGTCGCGGATCACGTTCTCGATCGACGGCTGGGCGTCGAGTTCCATCCGGTCGATCTTCTTCGCATGAATGAGCGCGTCGACGCCATAAAGGGCGACCCGGCGATAGTCGCCGATGATCCGGCCGCGGCCATAGGCGTCGGGCAGGCCGGTGATGATGTGGGACGAGCGCGCCGCGCGGATCGCCGACGTATAGGCATCGAAGACACCCACATTGTGGGTCTTGCGATATTTGGTGAACGCGGTCTTGAGCTCGGGAAGAACGGGGTAGCCGTAGGTGTCGAGCGACTGCTCCACCATGCGCCACCCGCCATAGGGCATGATCGCCCGCTTCAACGGCGCGTCGGTCTGGAGACCGACGATCAGTTCTTTGTCCTTGTCGATATAGCCCGGCGCGAAGGCATCAATGCCCGAAACGGTCTGATAGTCGACGTCATAGACGCCCTTTTCGCGCTCGGTCGGGAACATGGCGGACAGCTTGTTCCAGATGCCGAGGGTTCGCTCGGTCGGCCCGGCCAGGAAAGAATCGTCTCCGGCATAGGCGGTGTAGTTGCGTTGGATGAAGTCTCGAACGTCGATCTCGTCCTGCCACGGGCCGCTGGTGAATCCCGCCCACTGCGGGGCTACGCGGTCGTTGGACGAAAGAGTGCTCGTCATCGTTCGGTCCTTGGCTCGTCACTGATACCCGGCAGGCCCAGCGTACGTGCCCCAACCCCTCAATAGAGAGGGCTTCACAGGATTGGGGTTCCTCTTCGGCCAGTACGCCCGCGGGGCTTCTTGATCGTTCTCGAAGCGAGCGCCGATTGATACCCATACCCCGCAAGGGTATATTGGAGGTATGAATTCGTCCGCCCATACCCACAATCACCACGCCGGCCACGGCCATCATCAGCACTCGTCGGCGCCCGAGATCCCGGAAGGTGCGGAGATCTCGGAGTGGACGTGTCCGATGCATCCGGAGGTACGCCAGGCCGGTCCGGGCTCATGCCCCATCTGCGGCATGGCTCTGGAGCCGGTGATGGTGACCGCTGATTCGGGGCCGAGCCCGGAGCTCAAGGACATGACGCGCCGGTTCTGGGTCGCCCTGGCTCTGACGCTGCCCGTGTTCGTGCTCGAGATGGGCGCTCACTTCATTCCGGCGATCGGCCATGCGATCCCCGGCCAGGTGTCCGCGTGGATCCAACTCGTGCTCGCGACGCCCGTGGTGCTCTGGGCGGGCTGGCCGTTCTTCGTGCGAGGCGTGGATTCGGTGCGCACGCGCAACCTCAACATGTTCACCCTGATCGCGATGGGCACGGGGGTGGCGTGGCTGTTCAGCGTGGTCGCGACGCTCGTGCCCGGCATCTTCCCCGACTCCTTCCGCGCTCACGATGGGTCGGTCGCGGTCTATTTC
Coding sequences:
- the pflB gene encoding formate C-acetyltransferase; amino-acid sequence: MTSTLSSNDRVAPQWAGFTSGPWQDEIDVRDFIQRNYTAYAGDDSFLAGPTERTLGIWNKLSAMFPTEREKGVYDVDYQTVSGIDAFAPGYIDKDKELIVGLQTDAPLKRAIMPYGGWRMVEQSLDTYGYPVLPELKTAFTKYRKTHNVGVFDAYTSAIRAARSSHIITGLPDAYGRGRIIGDYRRVALYGVDALIHAKKIDRMELDAQPSIENVIRDREENAEQIRALEELKNMAQSYGYDISQPASTAREAIQWLYFGYLAAVKEQNGAAMSIGRNSTFLDIYVERDMAEGRLTESEAQELIDDLVIKLRIVRFLRTKEYDQIFAGDPTWVTESIGGMGDDGRSMVTKTSFRYLQTLYNLGPAPEPNLTVFWDVNLPQGFKDFCAGVSINTSAIQYESDELIRSTSGDDAAIACCVSPMKQGKAMQFFGARVNIAKGMLYAINGGKDEVSGKQIAPASPPLNDPSKPLDYDEVYDRYLSTLDWIAEIYVNALNIIHYMHDKYAYERIEMALHDREVRRTLACGIAGLSVAADSLSAIKYAKVTPVVNDDGLVVDYTIEGDFPKFGNDDDRVDDIAVDLVTKFMEKIRQFETYRGAIHTQSVLTITSNVVYGKATGNTPDGRRAGEPFAPGANPMHGRDTHGALSSALSVAKLPYADAEDGISLTNTVVPSGLGRDHEERIANLVGLLDAYVGEGGYHLNVNVLNQETLKDAMEHPENYPQLTVRVSGYAVNFVRLTREQQLDILQRTFHDS